The Citrifermentans bemidjiense Bem genome window below encodes:
- a CDS encoding acyl-CoA dehydrogenase family protein, which yields MTARVFKGGEFLIAETGKDELFTPEDFTDEQKQIGQTTEQFVANEVLPVREEIEHQQFEHVVHLMKRCGELGLLMIDVPEEYGGLELDKATSMLAAENISGSGSFSVAYSAHTGIGTLPLVYYGTEEQKKKYLEKLVTGEWIAAYCLTEPDSGSDALGAKATATLSADGSHYLLNGTKQFTTNGSIASLYTIFAKVDKEHFTAFLVERGFEGVSVGPEEKKMGIKGSSTTQVILDNAKVPVQNVLGEIGKGHKIAFNVLNVGRFKLGAAVTGAAKGALADGIKYANLRKQFGRTIGSFGAIKEKIADMTSAVFAAESMVYRLAGLIDQRLATIPRDTPNYYDVYQRAIEEYAMECAVAKVFCSEVLAFVADEVVQIHGGYGFVQEYPAERYYRDERINRIFEGTNEINRLLVPGTLLARAMKGEIPLQQEALKAFESLMTPSFEELDDSVPFAAEKALLAGLKQAFLVLAGSAAQKFQAAVKEEQEVLLAVADVVINIFAIESAVLRGEKMLPSLSPARRDAVQAAVKTFTFNAGENCAAAARKAAYYIEEGDALALMLSGIRRFTKYDATGLLQQKRKLADAALEAERYLF from the coding sequence ATGACTGCGAGGGTATTCAAAGGCGGGGAGTTTCTGATCGCTGAAACCGGAAAGGACGAGCTGTTCACCCCGGAGGATTTCACCGACGAGCAGAAGCAGATAGGGCAGACCACCGAGCAGTTCGTGGCGAACGAGGTGCTTCCGGTGCGGGAAGAGATCGAGCACCAGCAGTTCGAGCATGTGGTGCACCTGATGAAGAGATGCGGCGAACTCGGGCTTTTGATGATCGACGTCCCCGAGGAGTACGGTGGGCTGGAACTGGACAAGGCGACCAGCATGCTCGCGGCGGAGAACATCTCCGGTTCGGGCTCCTTTTCCGTCGCCTACTCGGCCCACACCGGCATCGGTACGCTCCCGCTGGTCTACTACGGCACCGAGGAGCAAAAAAAGAAGTACCTCGAAAAACTGGTTACCGGCGAATGGATCGCGGCCTACTGCCTTACCGAGCCCGATTCCGGTAGCGACGCCCTGGGAGCCAAGGCGACGGCGACCCTCTCCGCCGACGGCAGCCACTACCTTTTGAACGGCACCAAGCAGTTCACCACCAACGGCTCCATCGCGAGCCTCTACACCATTTTCGCCAAGGTGGACAAGGAGCATTTCACCGCCTTCCTGGTCGAGCGCGGCTTCGAAGGGGTGAGCGTCGGGCCCGAGGAGAAGAAGATGGGGATCAAGGGCTCCTCCACGACCCAGGTGATCCTCGACAACGCCAAGGTGCCGGTGCAAAACGTCCTGGGCGAGATCGGCAAGGGGCACAAGATCGCTTTCAACGTGCTCAACGTAGGGCGCTTCAAGCTCGGGGCCGCGGTCACCGGGGCAGCCAAGGGAGCGCTTGCCGACGGCATCAAGTACGCGAACCTGAGAAAGCAGTTCGGGCGCACCATAGGCTCCTTCGGCGCCATCAAGGAGAAGATCGCCGACATGACGTCCGCGGTCTTCGCTGCCGAATCGATGGTCTACCGACTGGCCGGGCTCATAGACCAGCGTCTTGCCACCATCCCCCGCGACACCCCCAACTACTACGACGTCTACCAGCGCGCCATCGAGGAGTACGCCATGGAGTGCGCCGTCGCCAAGGTCTTCTGCAGCGAGGTGCTCGCTTTCGTGGCGGACGAAGTGGTGCAGATCCACGGCGGCTACGGCTTCGTGCAGGAGTACCCCGCCGAGCGCTACTACCGCGACGAGCGCATCAACCGGATCTTCGAAGGGACCAACGAGATCAACCGTCTGCTCGTCCCGGGGACGCTTTTGGCCCGCGCCATGAAGGGCGAGATCCCGCTGCAGCAGGAAGCGCTCAAGGCCTTCGAGTCGCTGATGACCCCCTCCTTCGAGGAGTTGGACGACAGCGTCCCATTCGCCGCCGAGAAGGCGCTCTTGGCCGGGCTGAAACAGGCGTTTCTGGTCCTGGCGGGAAGCGCGGCGCAAAAGTTCCAGGCCGCCGTCAAGGAAGAGCAGGAGGTGCTGTTAGCCGTGGCGGACGTGGTGATCAACATCTTCGCCATCGAAAGTGCCGTGCTGCGGGGCGAGAAGATGCTCCCGTCGCTTAGCCCCGCCCGCAGGGACGCGGTGCAGGCGGCTGTTAAGACCTTCACCTTCAACGCCGGCGAGAACTGCGCCGCTGCGGCCCGCAAGGCTGCCTATTACATCGAAGAAGGCGACGCGCTGGCCCTGATGCTGAGCGGCATCCGGCGCTTCACCAAATACGACGCCACAGGTCTGCTGCAGCAAAAGCGCAAGCTTGCCGATGCCGCGCTGGAAGCTGAGCGGTACCTTTTCTAG
- a CDS encoding thiolase family protein has protein sequence MRTAYIVIALRTPATKAYKGKLRQVRPDDLAAAAIKGVIDATGIDPAELDDIIIGCAFPEAEQGMNVARIAAFKAGVPYQVPCQTVNRFCSSGLQTIATAAERIMAGFADCIVAGGTESMSLIPMGGNKFSANPGLVHAWPETYASMGITAELMVEKYGVSREDQDAFAAASHQKAAQAIREGRFADEIVPVKAQICGLDGLKMKCSVEQVSVDDGVRADTTVAALAKLKPAFKANGSVTAGNSSQMTDGAAAALVVSEDFLKRTGLQPMARFVCFAVKGVPPEIMGTGPIEAIPAALKLAGLSLDQVSLFELNEAFAVQSLVCIDELKLDPERVNVNGGAIAMGHPLGCTGTKLTATLLHELRRRKERYGCVSMCIGGGMGAAGIFEMV, from the coding sequence ATGAGAACCGCATACATAGTTATCGCCCTGCGCACTCCGGCGACCAAGGCCTACAAAGGGAAACTGAGGCAGGTGCGCCCCGACGACCTGGCCGCCGCGGCCATCAAAGGGGTCATCGACGCCACCGGCATCGACCCGGCAGAACTCGACGACATTATCATCGGCTGCGCCTTCCCCGAGGCCGAACAGGGGATGAACGTGGCGCGCATCGCCGCTTTCAAGGCGGGCGTCCCGTACCAGGTTCCCTGCCAGACGGTGAACCGCTTCTGCTCCTCCGGGCTGCAGACCATCGCCACCGCCGCCGAGCGCATCATGGCCGGCTTCGCCGACTGCATCGTCGCGGGGGGGACCGAGAGCATGTCGCTCATTCCCATGGGGGGGAACAAATTCAGCGCCAACCCGGGGCTCGTCCATGCCTGGCCCGAGACCTACGCCTCGATGGGAATCACCGCGGAGCTCATGGTCGAGAAGTACGGGGTGTCCCGCGAGGACCAGGACGCCTTCGCCGCGGCGAGCCACCAAAAGGCGGCACAGGCGATAAGGGAGGGGAGGTTTGCCGACGAGATCGTCCCGGTCAAAGCTCAAATCTGCGGCCTGGACGGCCTGAAGATGAAGTGCAGCGTGGAACAGGTGAGCGTCGACGACGGCGTCCGCGCCGACACGACGGTTGCGGCACTCGCGAAGCTCAAGCCCGCCTTCAAGGCCAACGGCAGCGTTACCGCAGGCAACTCCTCCCAGATGACCGACGGGGCCGCGGCGGCGCTGGTCGTCTCCGAGGATTTCCTGAAGCGAACCGGCTTGCAGCCGATGGCGCGCTTTGTCTGCTTCGCCGTCAAGGGGGTCCCGCCCGAGATCATGGGGACCGGCCCCATCGAGGCGATTCCAGCGGCGTTAAAGCTTGCCGGGCTCTCTCTGGATCAGGTCTCCCTCTTCGAGCTGAACGAAGCCTTCGCCGTCCAGTCCCTGGTCTGCATCGACGAGCTGAAGCTCGACCCGGAAAGGGTGAACGTGAACGGCGGCGCCATCGCCATGGGGCATCCGCTGGGGTGCACCGGGACCAAGCTGACCGCGACGCTGTTGCACGAATTGCGGCGCCGGAAGGAGCGCTACGGCTGCGTCTCCATGTGCATCGGCGGCGGCATGGGCGCGGCAGGGATCTTCGAGATGGTCTAG